The Haemorhous mexicanus isolate bHaeMex1 chromosome 5, bHaeMex1.pri, whole genome shotgun sequence genome contains a region encoding:
- the PMCH gene encoding pro-MCH, which translates to MCISSYILILSLLSLFSQGFLVSVSKSLQEVEDEDMLLAALNLGKTLQNGDKSMNRGAIPLLKYYKTEDSSVFNDKNAGNMKFLDRSSRHDFFNHIMPINLGRKQLPYPALKGAMAFPADTEIQNIESIQERETTDEENSAKFPIGRRDFDILRCMLGRVYRPCWQV; encoded by the exons ATGTGCATCTCATCATATATCCTaattctctcccttctctctcttttttctcaagGTTTTCTAGTCTCAGTTTCAAAGTCTCTGCAAGAGGTAGAAGATGAAGATATGTTGCTAGCTGCATTAAATCTAGGAAAAACTCTACAAAATGGAGATAAAAGTATGAACAGAGGAGCTATACCTTTGCTGAAGTACTACAAGACTGAAGACAGCAGTGTTTTCAATGATAAGAATGCTGGAAACATGAAGTTTTTG GACAGAAGTTCCAGACATGATTTCTTCAATCATATTATGCCAATCAACTTAGGTAGAAAGCAACTACCTTATCCTGCACTGAAGGGAGCCATGGCTTTTCCAGCTGACACTGAAATTCAAAATATTGAGTCAATACAGGAAAGAGAGACCACAGATGAAGAAAATTCAGCTAAATTTCCTATAGGAAGAAGAGATTTTGAca tCCTCAGGTGTATGCTGGGAAGAGTCTACCGACCTTGTTGGCAAGTGTGA